In the genome of Sinobacterium caligoides, one region contains:
- the nagK gene encoding N-acetylglucosamine kinase, with translation MPTRPVDNNKTLYLGIDGGGSKCRARIVSADNLLLGEGISGPANPVHGFDQTVYSIKDATLKALDDANLAPERIADLVAGVGLAGVNVPSYYEQMNDWAHPFCKMFLTTDLHIACLGAHSGEDGAVIIVGTGSCGFVSVAGEQSMLGGHGFPYGDKGSGAWIGLQAIKAVLLAHDHLGPSTLLTDLVDEFYQLNGNIVSLIEWVAAKPSSIYARLAPSVFQAAEAGDPVACRIIEDGVAYIDALAKCLLDKNPPKLALIGGVAEKIRPLLSPEVQEKVVDPVAQPEFGGIYFAKNSSATWRKQLS, from the coding sequence ATGCCTACAAGGCCTGTTGATAATAATAAAACACTGTACCTAGGTATCGATGGTGGCGGCAGTAAATGTCGCGCAAGAATAGTCAGTGCTGACAACCTGTTGCTTGGCGAGGGTATCTCAGGTCCCGCCAACCCAGTGCATGGCTTTGATCAAACGGTTTATTCGATTAAAGATGCGACTTTAAAGGCGTTAGATGACGCGAATCTGGCGCCAGAACGCATCGCTGACCTAGTTGCAGGCGTTGGCCTCGCCGGTGTCAATGTGCCTTCCTACTATGAACAGATGAATGACTGGGCACACCCTTTTTGTAAAATGTTCCTAACGACTGACCTGCATATCGCCTGTCTCGGTGCACATAGTGGTGAGGATGGTGCGGTGATCATTGTCGGTACCGGCTCCTGTGGTTTTGTCAGTGTTGCTGGAGAGCAATCGATGCTTGGAGGCCACGGCTTTCCCTATGGCGATAAGGGCAGTGGTGCATGGATCGGCTTACAGGCGATTAAGGCGGTACTGCTGGCCCACGACCACTTAGGCCCCTCGACTTTACTGACTGATCTGGTTGATGAGTTTTATCAGCTCAACGGTAATATCGTCTCGCTAATCGAGTGGGTAGCAGCTAAGCCGTCGTCGATTTATGCACGTCTTGCGCCCAGTGTCTTTCAGGCGGCGGAGGCCGGAGACCCTGTTGCCTGCCGCATTATTGAGGACGGAGTTGCTTATATTGATGCGTTGGCGAAATGTTTGCTGGATAAAAATCCACCTAAACTTGCGCTGATTGGCGGAGTGGCGGAAAAAATCCGCCCACTACTATCGCCAGAGGTGCAAGAGAAGGTGGTCGATCCTG
- a CDS encoding TonB-dependent receptor produces MSNKIRNMVRVVNRHGLLSKSVAMCALMSMTNGVMAQADAETADAGTLEEVVVTGIRGSLQESLETKRNATSIVDAINAEDLGKFPDKNVADSLARITGVSITRGFGEGEKIAVRGTSPNQNRTLLNGHAVASADWFVLDTPSRAFNYSLLPSAIVSSLEVYKTPQAQIQEGSIGGTTYIRTRKPLEMEANSGNINAQGQYSTESEETDPQFSGMYSWKNDDETFGLMGSYTYQERNLVRSGKEVYGFSQQEIDGQDVWAPRAMGDAYFEQQRERETYMFTAQARPSDRSEITLNYLNSSLGANNTNISNYSWFLDTKNTGADDDPKTADNEALEKGVIDGSATFSGGGVVAGTALNAYSEYYVIDRQSNSNTESINLEFDQEFDTFNMAVNVGHTNADGGTSNDRHYNFDTRAGSASFDEDLNVVRTNDGAVETTDDLLGRSVGWIQEGSRTMEDSENYAMVDFDIPAEVGVFTGFKTGVMARDHQKSQEGTSTRFHLLADGQHEGGNAGKWGVMNDNYDVEANGFPTWLSWPGQMKSQQMRDYLADGNNAPFPVVDPDAMNPDIYPAAAYAYPTITVMDPSQTWDVKERIYAAYFSGDFEIDRLSGNVGVRVVQTESESTGYQYEGDAFGAIVQQQGGYDLWVGAVGANPVDSNLREETENHSYTSILPNLNVAYDLTDDQVLRGSIARTMARPDYSRLANTHWQNTAFDGSVGNAKLDPEYANQIDASWEWYFADQSLVSAALFYKDIDGTIVNTVKDYEVIDPASNSTIMIPFTSFENGDGSSIAGLEVSYQQAFGDFGVIANYTYTDAKSKDDRDAVNNPGSGLVAGSSDHMANLTGYYENDWFSARLMYNYRTEYYAGLSDFGSEEYINDYGQVDMSASIYIPGVEGLSVTLEGVNILEESLDMYHIDKDRKSSEYDNGARWLLGVNYTF; encoded by the coding sequence GTGTCTAATAAGATCAGAAATATGGTTCGTGTAGTGAATCGTCATGGATTGTTGTCAAAGTCGGTAGCGATGTGCGCTCTGATGTCAATGACTAATGGGGTGATGGCTCAGGCTGATGCAGAAACAGCCGATGCGGGTACGCTGGAAGAGGTCGTCGTTACGGGTATTCGTGGAAGTTTGCAGGAGTCGCTCGAGACTAAGCGAAATGCAACATCAATCGTTGATGCGATTAACGCGGAAGACTTAGGTAAGTTTCCTGATAAGAACGTGGCTGACTCCCTTGCACGTATTACCGGTGTGTCGATCACTCGAGGCTTTGGTGAAGGTGAGAAAATCGCCGTGCGTGGTACCTCGCCTAACCAGAATCGTACTTTGTTAAACGGCCATGCCGTCGCTTCTGCCGACTGGTTTGTACTTGATACGCCATCGCGTGCGTTTAACTACTCTCTACTCCCTTCTGCTATTGTCTCTTCGCTAGAGGTTTACAAGACACCGCAGGCGCAAATTCAAGAAGGCTCTATCGGCGGTACCACGTACATCCGTACTCGCAAACCTTTAGAGATGGAAGCAAACTCGGGTAACATTAATGCTCAGGGGCAGTACTCAACTGAGTCGGAAGAGACAGACCCTCAGTTCAGCGGTATGTACTCCTGGAAGAATGACGACGAAACCTTTGGTTTGATGGGCTCATACACCTATCAAGAGCGTAACCTAGTTCGTAGTGGTAAAGAAGTTTACGGTTTTAGCCAACAGGAAATCGATGGTCAAGATGTTTGGGCGCCACGCGCCATGGGTGACGCTTACTTTGAGCAACAGCGTGAGCGTGAGACTTACATGTTCACTGCGCAAGCGCGTCCAAGTGACCGCTCTGAAATCACATTGAACTACTTGAATTCAAGCCTCGGTGCTAATAACACCAATATAAGTAATTATAGTTGGTTCTTGGATACAAAGAATACAGGCGCTGATGATGATCCAAAAACGGCTGACAATGAGGCTCTTGAGAAAGGTGTGATTGATGGTTCGGCAACCTTTTCTGGAGGCGGTGTCGTTGCAGGCACGGCTTTAAATGCTTACTCTGAGTACTATGTTATTGATCGACAGTCAAATTCTAACACAGAGTCGATTAACCTCGAGTTTGATCAAGAGTTCGATACCTTCAATATGGCTGTTAATGTAGGCCATACTAACGCTGATGGTGGTACCAGTAATGACCGTCATTATAACTTTGATACACGAGCTGGCTCTGCGAGCTTCGATGAAGATTTAAATGTAGTGCGTACTAATGATGGTGCTGTTGAAACAACAGACGATTTGTTGGGCCGAAGTGTTGGTTGGATTCAGGAGGGGAGTCGCACCATGGAAGATAGTGAAAACTATGCCATGGTTGATTTTGATATCCCGGCAGAAGTTGGCGTGTTTACAGGCTTTAAAACCGGTGTGATGGCGCGTGACCACCAGAAGAGTCAAGAGGGCACCTCGACTCGTTTCCATCTTCTGGCGGATGGCCAACACGAGGGTGGAAATGCTGGTAAGTGGGGCGTAATGAATGATAACTACGATGTTGAAGCAAACGGCTTCCCTACTTGGTTGTCGTGGCCGGGGCAGATGAAGTCGCAGCAGATGCGGGATTATTTGGCTGATGGTAACAACGCCCCGTTCCCTGTCGTTGATCCGGATGCGATGAATCCCGATATTTACCCGGCTGCTGCCTATGCCTATCCGACAATCACTGTGATGGATCCATCACAGACTTGGGACGTGAAGGAGCGTATTTATGCGGCCTACTTCAGCGGCGACTTTGAGATTGATCGCTTAAGCGGTAATGTCGGTGTGCGTGTCGTCCAAACAGAGTCTGAGTCGACAGGCTATCAGTATGAGGGCGATGCCTTTGGGGCAATTGTTCAACAGCAGGGCGGCTATGATTTGTGGGTCGGTGCTGTAGGTGCGAACCCTGTTGATTCGAATCTACGTGAAGAAACTGAAAATCATAGTTACACCTCGATACTGCCTAACTTGAACGTTGCATATGACTTAACTGACGATCAGGTTCTTCGTGGCTCTATCGCTCGTACAATGGCGCGTCCCGATTATTCTCGCTTAGCTAATACGCACTGGCAGAATACTGCGTTCGATGGCTCTGTCGGTAATGCTAAGTTGGACCCAGAATACGCGAACCAGATAGATGCTTCATGGGAGTGGTATTTTGCTGATCAATCGCTGGTCTCTGCGGCGCTATTTTATAAGGATATCGACGGCACTATTGTTAATACAGTCAAGGATTACGAAGTCATCGATCCGGCCAGTAACTCCACGATTATGATACCATTCACTTCTTTTGAAAACGGTGATGGTTCTTCAATTGCCGGTCTGGAGGTTAGTTATCAACAGGCCTTCGGTGATTTTGGTGTGATTGCTAACTACACTTATACTGATGCAAAAAGTAAAGATGACCGTGATGCAGTAAATAATCCAGGTTCTGGTTTGGTTGCTGGTAGCTCAGATCACATGGCTAACCTGACGGGTTACTACGAGAACGATTGGTTTAGTGCTCGCTTAATGTATAACTACCGTACCGAGTACTACGCCGGTTTGAGTGATTTTGGCTCTGAGGAGTATATCAACGACTATGGTCAGGTTGATATGAGTGCGTCGATCTATATTCCTGGTGTCGAGGGGTTGAGCGTGACGTTAGAGGGGGTAAATATTCTTGAAGAATCTCTCGATATGTACCACATCGATAAAGACCGCAAGTCTTCGGAATATGATAACGGTGCACGCTGGTTGTTGGGTGTGAACTACACCTTCTAG
- a CDS encoding acyltransferase: MKAFVTGVASFLLLFFNTVIFVIPLMFIALVKVLLRIGPIQHACSLSLTWIAETWATINKLIFATTTNTVWDVRGLGDLDKKHSYLVLANHQSWVDIPALLQTFTGRAPFFKFFLKKELIWVPLLGLAWWALDYPFVRRYGKEFLKQNPHLKGKDLELTRKACEKFKTQPVSVMNFVEGTRFRADKHQKTQSPYRTLLKPKSGGIAFVLAAMGGQFESILDVSIAYRDGEVPSFIDMLCGRIDRVIIDIQHKPIPAYICAGDYSEDKAFRVEFQSWLNEIWQQKDERLITLRQELN, from the coding sequence ATGAAAGCATTTGTGACTGGTGTAGCGAGTTTTCTACTACTTTTTTTTAATACCGTGATCTTTGTGATACCGCTGATGTTCATCGCATTGGTGAAGGTGTTGCTGCGTATCGGCCCTATACAGCATGCTTGCAGCCTCTCGTTAACCTGGATTGCAGAGACTTGGGCGACGATCAACAAGCTTATCTTTGCCACCACCACCAACACGGTTTGGGATGTACGTGGGCTCGGCGACTTAGACAAAAAGCACTCCTATTTAGTCTTGGCGAATCATCAGAGCTGGGTGGATATCCCTGCGCTGTTACAGACGTTTACTGGGCGGGCGCCTTTCTTTAAGTTTTTCCTAAAAAAGGAGCTGATCTGGGTGCCGTTACTCGGCTTGGCGTGGTGGGCGCTGGACTATCCGTTTGTGCGTCGCTATGGGAAAGAGTTCCTCAAGCAGAACCCCCACCTTAAAGGTAAGGATTTGGAGCTGACACGCAAGGCCTGCGAGAAGTTTAAAACGCAGCCGGTATCGGTGATGAACTTTGTCGAGGGCACGCGTTTTCGTGCGGATAAGCACCAAAAAACTCAGTCGCCATATCGTACGCTGTTAAAGCCAAAATCGGGTGGTATTGCCTTTGTTTTGGCGGCGATGGGCGGGCAGTTTGAGTCAATCTTGGATGTCTCTATTGCCTATCGAGACGGTGAAGTACCGAGCTTCATCGATATGTTGTGCGGCCGTATCGACCGCGTCATCATCGATATTCAGCACAAGCCGATTCCCGCTTATATCTGTGCCGGTGACTACAGTGAAGACAAGGCGTTTCGGGTCGAATTTCAGTCTTGGTTGAATGAAATTTGGCAACAAAAGGATGAACGTTTAATTACATTACGCCAAGAATTGAATTAA
- a CDS encoding heme-binding beta-barrel domain-containing protein yields the protein MSDVNVIDGIDYGPLAALVGTWKGDKGVDKAPEPDGEEKNLYYETIIYEAIGDVDNAETQNLAVLRYHQVVSRKSNDEVFHNETGYWMWDAATGTVMQSLSIPRGVALLAGGSVTEFDTSKEIVLEVKATAGETTFGIVQQPFMEKNAKTLSFCHTVSVEGDKMVYSESTMLDIYNKEYDHTDRNRLTRVVG from the coding sequence ATGAGTGATGTAAACGTTATCGATGGCATAGATTACGGTCCTCTCGCGGCGCTAGTGGGTACCTGGAAGGGTGACAAGGGCGTAGATAAGGCTCCCGAGCCCGATGGCGAAGAGAAGAATCTCTATTACGAGACAATCATCTATGAGGCTATCGGCGATGTCGATAATGCTGAGACTCAGAATCTGGCGGTATTGCGTTATCACCAGGTGGTCAGTCGTAAGAGCAATGACGAGGTTTTTCACAACGAGACGGGTTACTGGATGTGGGATGCTGCAACGGGCACCGTCATGCAGTCGTTGTCAATTCCACGTGGCGTAGCGCTGTTGGCCGGTGGTTCGGTCACTGAGTTTGATACCAGCAAAGAGATCGTACTCGAGGTGAAGGCGACAGCCGGTGAAACGACCTTCGGCATCGTGCAGCAGCCGTTTATGGAGAAGAATGCAAAGACCTTATCTTTCTGCCACACGGTGAGTGTTGAGGGCGATAAGATGGTCTATTCTGAGTCGACGATGCTCGATATCTATAACAAGGAATACGACCACACCGACCGTAACAGGCTGACACGTGTGGTGGGCTAG